Proteins found in one Paenibacillus sp. FSL R10-2782 genomic segment:
- the tgt gene encoding tRNA guanosine(34) transglycosylase Tgt, with amino-acid sequence MAPAIRYEHIKTCKQSGARLGRVHTPHGVIETPTFMPVGTQATVKTMSPEELKEMDAQIILSNTYHLFLRPGHDIIREAGGLHNFMNWDRPILTDSGGFQVFSLSEMRKITEEGVHFRSHLNGDKKFLSPEVAMEIQNSLGSDIMMAFDECPPFPAEYEYVKKSLERTSRWAERCLEAHARPHDQGLFAIVQGGMHEDLRKQSAADLTSMDFPGYAIGGLSVGEPKHLMYEVLDYTLPLLPTNKPRYLMGVGSPDALIEGAIRGVDMFDCVLPTRIARNGTTMTSQGRLVVRNAQYARDFGPLDPACDCYTCRNYSRAYLRHLIKADETFGLRLTTYHNLHFLIQLMRNVRQAIMDDRLLDFRDEFFEQYGLHDNDKGF; translated from the coding sequence ATGGCACCAGCAATAAGATACGAACATATTAAAACCTGCAAACAATCGGGAGCTCGTCTCGGGCGTGTGCATACACCTCACGGGGTTATTGAGACACCAACCTTTATGCCTGTAGGGACACAAGCTACAGTTAAAACGATGAGTCCTGAGGAACTGAAAGAAATGGATGCTCAGATTATTTTGAGTAATACGTACCATCTGTTTCTTCGTCCTGGTCACGATATTATTCGTGAAGCAGGCGGTCTACACAATTTTATGAACTGGGATCGTCCTATTTTAACGGACAGCGGCGGGTTTCAAGTGTTTTCATTGAGTGAAATGCGTAAAATTACGGAGGAGGGCGTTCATTTCCGTTCTCATTTGAATGGAGATAAAAAGTTTCTTTCGCCTGAAGTGGCCATGGAAATTCAAAACTCGCTCGGTTCGGATATTATGATGGCCTTTGATGAATGTCCTCCTTTTCCGGCTGAATATGAGTATGTGAAAAAATCGTTGGAACGCACCAGCCGTTGGGCTGAGCGCTGTCTGGAGGCGCATGCGCGTCCTCATGATCAAGGGTTGTTTGCCATTGTTCAGGGAGGGATGCATGAAGATCTGCGCAAGCAGAGCGCGGCGGATTTGACTTCCATGGATTTCCCGGGGTATGCTATTGGTGGACTGAGCGTAGGCGAACCGAAGCATTTGATGTATGAAGTGCTGGATTATACGCTTCCTCTGCTTCCCACTAACAAGCCGCGCTATTTGATGGGCGTAGGATCTCCGGATGCCTTGATTGAAGGCGCTATCCGTGGTGTGGATATGTTTGATTGCGTACTTCCAACACGAATTGCTCGCAACGGGACAACGATGACCAGCCAAGGTCGTCTTGTCGTTCGCAATGCCCAATATGCAAGAGATTTCGGTCCGCTTGATCCGGCTTGTGATTGCTATACCTGTCGTAATTATTCACGTGCTTACTTACGACACTTGATTAAAGCCGATGAAACCTTCGGGCTCCGACTGACAACGTATCATAATTTGCATTTCTTAATTCAATTGATGCGCAATGTCAGACAAGCGATTATGGATGACAGACTGCTTGATTTCCGCGATGAATTTTTTGAGCAGTACGGTCTTCATGATAATGATAAAGGTTTTTAA
- the queA gene encoding tRNA preQ1(34) S-adenosylmethionine ribosyltransferase-isomerase QueA produces MNVNDYDFELPETLIAQTPLLDRSASRLLTLSKGSGEVGHHTFSHIVQYLQPGDTLVLNDTRVIPARLFGIKEDTGAKAEVLLLKQLEGDRWEALVKPGKKLKKGAVIVFGDELKAVIEEEGDMGGRVLSFSYEGIFQEILDRLGLMPLPPYIKEQLDDRERYQTVYARHEGSAAAPTAGLHFTEELLDRIREKGVSIAFVTLHVGLGTFRPMSVDTIEEHVMHEEYYSLSQETADVLNETKARGGRVVAVGTTSCRTLETVGNTFGDGLLQASSGWTQIFIYPGYEFRVVDAMITNFHLPKSTLVMLVSALAGRENIMHAYQEAIDREYRFFSFGDAMFIY; encoded by the coding sequence ATGAACGTAAACGATTACGATTTTGAATTACCTGAAACATTAATTGCACAGACGCCTTTGCTTGATCGAAGTGCTTCCAGATTGCTGACGTTGAGCAAGGGGAGCGGTGAAGTGGGTCATCATACATTTTCACATATTGTGCAGTATCTTCAACCGGGCGATACGCTGGTGCTGAATGATACGCGAGTGATTCCTGCACGCTTGTTCGGTATCAAGGAAGACACGGGAGCTAAGGCCGAGGTGTTATTGCTCAAGCAACTGGAGGGTGACCGATGGGAAGCATTGGTAAAACCCGGCAAGAAGTTGAAAAAGGGCGCGGTTATCGTTTTCGGTGATGAGCTGAAGGCGGTCATTGAGGAAGAAGGCGATATGGGCGGAAGAGTACTCTCTTTCTCATATGAAGGTATTTTTCAAGAGATATTGGATCGTCTTGGATTGATGCCGCTTCCACCTTATATCAAGGAGCAACTGGATGACCGTGAGCGTTATCAGACGGTTTATGCCCGGCATGAAGGCTCAGCCGCGGCTCCAACCGCAGGGCTGCATTTTACAGAGGAATTGCTGGACCGAATTAGAGAAAAGGGTGTTTCCATTGCCTTTGTCACCCTTCACGTCGGTTTAGGAACGTTCAGACCCATGTCTGTGGATACGATTGAAGAGCATGTGATGCATGAAGAATATTACTCATTGTCACAGGAAACGGCAGATGTGCTGAATGAAACCAAAGCGCGTGGCGGAAGAGTTGTGGCGGTGGGGACAACCAGTTGCCGGACGCTGGAGACGGTGGGCAATACATTCGGTGATGGGCTATTACAGGCCAGCAGCGGCTGGACGCAGATTTTTATTTATCCAGGTTATGAATTCCGTGTGGTAGATGCGATGATTACGAATTTTCATTTGCCTAAATCCACATTGGTTATGCTGGTCAGCGCATTGGCGGGCAGGGAGAATATTATGCATGCTTACCAGGAGGCGATTGACCGGGAATATCGGTTTTTCAGCTTTGGGGACGCAATGTTCATTTATTAA